The Apium graveolens cultivar Ventura chromosome 6, ASM990537v1, whole genome shotgun sequence genome contains a region encoding:
- the LOC141667625 gene encoding uncharacterized protein LOC141667625: MDSLLVNSSLSFNFSNPKLNSCSLPFFNLKKRKVSSVSCNLNSNSQRPISQWTNYIKPFSAIVPLLQKIKSFAKSSSMSRCGSVLEAYSDSDTVLQNGGLGIALLSITANAKVKISPFVATLAANPAFVSGFFAWLIAQSMKLFLHFLFERKWDLRILCSSGGMPSSHSALCTALTASVAICHGVADSLFPVCLGFSLIVMYDAIGVRRHAGMQAQVLNLIVEDLFQGHPISQRKLKELLGHTPSQVFAGAILGIIVACIFCQGHMVAK; this comes from the exons ATGGACTCTCTTTTAGTAAATTCTTCTCTTAGCTTCAACTTTTCTAACCCCAAACTCAATTCTTGTTCATTACCATTTTTTAACTTGAAGAAACGAAAAGTTTCTTCAGTTTCATGTAATCTTAATTCTAATTCTCAACGACCCATTTCGCAATGGACAAATTACATCAAACCCTTTTCAGCAATTGTTCCACTTCTGCAAAAAATTAAATCTTTTGCTAAATCTTCTTCTATGAGTAGATGTGGTTCTGTTCTTGAAGCTTACAGTGATTCTGACACTGTGTTACAAAATGGGGGACTTGGCATTGCTTTGTTGAGTATAACAGCCAATGCTAAGGTTAAAATTAGTCCTTTTGTGGCAACATTGGCTGCCAATCCTGCTTTTGTTTCGGGGTTTTTTGCGTGGTTGATTGCGCAATCTATGAagcttttcttgcattttttGTTTGAGAGGAAGTGGGATTTGAGAATATTGTGTTCTTCTGGAGGAATGCCTTCTTCTCATTCAGCATTGTGTACTGCTTTGACTGCTTCTGTAGCTATATGTCATGGAGTGGCGGATTCTTTGTTTCCGGTTTGTTTGGGGTTTAGTTTGATAGTTATGTATGATGCAATTGGTGTGAGGAGGCATGCTGGGATGCAAGCACAA GTCTTGAATTTAATTGTCGAGGACTTGTTTCAAGGGCATCCGATCAGCCAAAGAAAGCTCAAGGAACTTCTTGGCCACACTCCATCACAGGTCTTTGCTGGTGCTATACTTGGAATTATAGTTGCTTGTATTTTTTGTCAGGGTCACATGGTTGCAAAGTAA
- the LOC141667624 gene encoding aspartyl protease family protein 2-like: MPGKSTFSPILFAFFFLSLSTLSLSKSLQYQTLIPKSLPLLHPLSWDQHSDTLTNLAGEETENTLSLQLHHLDYLNVDHANANTSSDALFINRLTRDTGRVDVLSTIAAVKTNSTRRRGKATSDFSSSIISGLAHGSGEYFTRLGVGTPARYSYMVLDTGSDVVWIQCSPCRKCYTQSDPVFDPTKSSTFGGVACGSLLCRRLDSPGCNSGKKCMYQVSYGDGSFTVGEFSTETMTFRRNRVKSIALGCGHDNEGLFVGAAGLLGLGRGRLSFPSQAGPRFGRAFSYCLVDRSASSKPSSIIFGSSAVSRKAVFTSLISNPKLDTFYYIGLTGISVGGALVRGVSASLFKIDAAGNGGVIIDSGTSVTRLTRPAYIAMRDAFRVGARNLKRAPSFSLFDTCFDLSGVSEVKVPTVLFHFKGANVALPASNYLIPVDSKGTFCFAFAGTSNGLSIIGNIQQQGFRVVYDLGRSRIGFAKNGCA, translated from the coding sequence ATGCCCGGAAAATCAACATTTTCGCCGATACTCTTCGCcttcttcttcctctctctctccaCATTATCTCTCTCTAAATCTCTCCAATACCAAACCCTAATCCCCAAATCTCTCCCATTACTCCACCCTCTCTCTTGGGACCAACACTCTGATACTTTAACTAATCTCGCCGGAGAAGAAACGGAGAACACACTCTCGCTGCAATTACACCACCTTGATTATCTTAATGTCGACCATGCTAATGCTAATACAAGCTCTGACGCGCTTTTTATAAACCGTCTCACGCGCGATACTGGCAGAGTGGACGTGCTGTCTACGATTGCTGCAGTGAAAACGAACTCCACGCGCCGCCGTGGGAAAGCTACGTCTGATTTTAGCAGTTCGATTATTTCTGGACTCGCGCATGGGAGTGGAGAGTACTTCACGCGCCTCGGTGTTGGTACACCGGCGAGATATTCGTACATGGTGCTTGATACTGGAAGCGACGTCGTTTGGATCCAGTGCTCTCCATGTCGGAAATGTTATACGCAGTCCGACCCGGTTTTTGACCCGACTAAATCATCCACGTTCGGTGGGGTCGCTTGTGGGTCCCTGTTGTGTAGGAGGCTCGACTCCCCAGGTTGTAATTCGGGTAAAAAATGTATGTATCaggtttcttatggagatggatCTTTTACCGTTGGTGAATTTTCCACCGAAACGATGACGTTTAGGAGGAATAGAGTTAAAAGTATTGCTTTAGGTTGTGGCCATGATAATGAAGGCTTGTTTGTTGGAGCCGCTGGCTTACTCGGCTTGGGCCGGGGCCGGCTTTCATTTCCTTCGCAAGCCGGTCCCCGTTTCGGCCGTGCTTTTTCGTATTGCTTAGTCGACCGATCGGCTTCATCGAAGCCGTCGTCGATTATTTTTGGCAGCTCGGCTGTTTCTCGAAAAGCAGTTTTTACTTCTTTAATTAGTAACCCAAAGTTAGACACATTTTACTACATTGGACTTACTGGAATTAGCGTTGGAGGGGCATTGGTCCGTGGCGTTTCCGCTTCGCTTTTTAAAATCGACGCTGCTGGCAATGGTGGAGTTATTATCGATTCGGGTACGAGCGTGACTCGATTGACCCGACCAGCTTATATAGCTATGAGGGATGCATTTAGGGTCGGGGCAAGGAATTTGAAGAGGGCGCCAAGTTTTTCATTGTTCGATACTTGCTTCGATTTGTCAGGTGTATCGGAAGTTAAAGTCCCGACTGTATTGTTTCACTTTAAGGGAGCAAATGTGGCATTGCCGGCATCGAATTATTTGATTCCGGTGGATAGCAAGGGTACATTTTGCTTTGCGTTTGCGGGTACTTCAAATGGGTTGTCTATAATTGGAAACATCCAACAACAAGGTTTTCGAGTGGTGTATGATTTGGGTAGGTCAAGGATCGGGTTTGCTAAAAATGGGTGTGCATGA